A region of Acidobacteriota bacterium DNA encodes the following proteins:
- a CDS encoding PadR family transcriptional regulator, translating to MIKRDPTPFLPLTPAAFHVLLTLADGPRHGYQILKDVEERTDGEVVLSTGTLYGLVKRFLDDELILETRPTAGSDERRRTYKLTTLGREVAEAEAARLERLVRAARGANLLTKPRTT from the coding sequence ATGATCAAACGAGACCCGACCCCCTTTCTGCCGCTGACCCCGGCGGCGTTCCATGTCCTGCTGACGCTGGCCGACGGCCCCCGCCACGGCTACCAGATCCTGAAAGACGTCGAGGAACGCACCGACGGCGAGGTCGTGCTCAGCACCGGCACGCTCTACGGTCTGGTCAAGCGCTTCCTGGACGACGAGCTGATCCTGGAGACGCGGCCCACCGCGGGAAGCGATGAGCGGCGGCGCACCTACAAGTTGACGACGCTCGGCCGCGAAGTGGCCGAGGCCGAAGCCGCTCGACTCGAGCGGCTGGTGCGCGCCGCCCGCGGCGCCAACCTGCTGACCAAGCCTCGAACCACGTAG
- a CDS encoding XdhC/CoxI family protein, with amino-acid sequence MNHEVFAALGEALSRGEEAALVTIVSSNGSTPQRVGAKMLVFGDGRIVGTVGGGCYEHDAIGKARQVLQTRKPATVKYDLNDDFAEETGLVCGGQMEVFIEPIEASPAVYVFGAGHVGYYLAKMAHEAGFGVHVIDDRAAFANRERFPFAASVVVDDIPAWLARTTLPATAYAVIVTRGHRNDLDALRALAPRDLRYMGLIGSRAKVARLYEQLMTEGGVDPDRLARIHAPIGLDLGAVTPQEIAVSITAELIAVRRGKAEALKAASLQWFPNLKALR; translated from the coding sequence ATGAACCACGAAGTCTTCGCTGCGCTCGGAGAGGCGCTGTCGCGTGGCGAAGAGGCCGCCCTGGTCACGATCGTCTCGTCCAACGGCTCGACGCCGCAGCGCGTCGGCGCCAAGATGCTGGTGTTCGGCGACGGCCGCATTGTCGGCACCGTCGGCGGCGGCTGTTACGAACACGACGCCATCGGCAAGGCGCGCCAGGTGTTGCAGACGCGCAAGCCCGCCACCGTCAAGTACGACTTGAACGACGACTTCGCCGAGGAAACGGGACTGGTGTGCGGCGGGCAGATGGAAGTGTTCATCGAGCCGATCGAAGCGTCGCCGGCGGTGTACGTTTTCGGCGCCGGCCACGTCGGCTACTACCTGGCGAAGATGGCGCACGAGGCCGGGTTCGGCGTACACGTGATCGACGACCGGGCCGCCTTTGCCAACCGCGAACGCTTCCCGTTTGCCGCGTCGGTGGTCGTCGATGACATTCCCGCATGGCTGGCGCGCACGACCCTGCCCGCCACGGCCTATGCCGTGATCGTCACGCGCGGCCATCGCAACGACCTCGATGCCCTGCGCGCGCTCGCCCCGCGCGACTTGCGCTACATGGGCCTGATCGGCAGCCGCGCCAAGGTCGCCCGCCTCTACGAGCAGCTGATGACCGAAGGCGGCGTGGATCCCGACCGCCTCGCGCGCATTCACGCGCCGATCGGCCTCGATCTCGGCGCGGTCACGCCCCAGGAAATTGCCGTCAGCATCACGGCCGAGTTGATTGCCGTGCGGCGCGGCAAGGCCGAGGCGCTGAAGGCCGCCTCGCTGCAATGGTTCCCCAACCTCAAGGCGCTTCGCTAA
- a CDS encoding 5'-deoxyadenosine deaminase, with product MVPQPQGASLTGPHARQPRVGGLRISGATIVTMNDAFDVVEGDVLVRDGRFVAVGQVPASERVDRVIDANGAFLLPGFIQTHIHLCQTLFRGYADDLALLDWLKQRVWPMEAAHTPASLAAAAQQAASELLLSGTTTVLTMETVHDTDAVFAALEPMGLRAVVGKCMMDADDAVPARLLEKTASSLDESVAVAKRWHGRANGRLRAAFAPRFAVSCSQALLEAVASLSLEHGLVVHTHASENRNEVTLIRERTGRSNIDYLAHTGLASPRLCLAHCVWVDDHEQSVMAEHDVKVLHCPGSNLKLGSGLAPVVEMRAKGISVSLGADGAACNNHLDMFEEMRLAAVLQSVRKGPGALTARDALWMATREGARALGLGRELGSIEAGKRADFLLVDRDRPQFMTSQDPYSALVYATRGSDVRTTVVDGEVLVEAFRPTRWDAAEISRTARSEAAALASRAGF from the coding sequence ATGGTTCCCCAACCTCAAGGCGCTTCGCTAACCGGGCCCCACGCGCGGCAGCCGCGCGTGGGCGGTCTAAGAATCAGCGGGGCGACCATCGTCACCATGAACGATGCCTTCGACGTGGTCGAAGGCGACGTGCTGGTGCGCGACGGGCGCTTCGTCGCGGTCGGCCAGGTGCCCGCCAGCGAACGGGTCGATCGCGTGATCGATGCGAACGGGGCCTTCCTGCTGCCCGGCTTCATCCAGACCCACATCCACTTGTGCCAGACGCTGTTTCGCGGTTACGCCGACGATCTGGCGCTGCTTGACTGGCTGAAGCAGCGCGTGTGGCCGATGGAAGCCGCGCACACACCGGCATCGCTGGCCGCCGCGGCCCAACAGGCGGCTTCCGAGCTGCTGCTGAGCGGGACGACGACCGTACTGACCATGGAGACAGTGCACGACACGGATGCCGTGTTCGCCGCACTCGAGCCCATGGGCCTGCGCGCCGTCGTCGGCAAGTGCATGATGGATGCGGACGATGCGGTGCCGGCGCGCTTGCTGGAGAAGACCGCCAGTTCGCTCGACGAGAGCGTGGCGGTCGCCAAGCGCTGGCATGGCCGTGCCAACGGCCGCCTGCGGGCTGCCTTCGCGCCGCGCTTTGCGGTGTCGTGTTCGCAGGCCCTGCTCGAAGCGGTGGCGTCGCTGTCGCTGGAACACGGACTCGTGGTGCACACCCACGCCTCCGAGAACCGCAACGAGGTCACGCTGATTCGCGAACGAACTGGCCGCTCGAACATCGACTACCTGGCGCACACTGGACTGGCGTCGCCGCGCCTGTGCCTGGCCCACTGCGTATGGGTGGACGACCACGAGCAGTCGGTGATGGCTGAACATGACGTCAAGGTGCTGCACTGCCCCGGTTCGAACCTGAAGCTCGGCTCGGGCCTCGCGCCAGTTGTCGAGATGCGGGCGAAGGGTATTTCGGTGTCGCTCGGCGCCGACGGCGCGGCCTGCAACAACCACCTCGACATGTTCGAAGAGATGCGGCTGGCGGCCGTGCTGCAGTCGGTCCGCAAGGGCCCGGGGGCACTGACCGCCCGCGATGCGCTGTGGATGGCCACGCGCGAAGGCGCGCGCGCGCTGGGGCTCGGCCGCGAGCTCGGCAGCATTGAGGCCGGCAAGCGCGCCGACTTCCTGTTGGTGGATCGCGACCGGCCGCAGTTCATGACCAGCCAGGACCCCTATTCGGCGCTCGTCTACGCAACCCGAGGCAGCGACGTCCGCACCACGGTCGTTGACGGCGAAGTCCTGGTCGAGGCGTTTCGTCCCACCCGGTGGGATGCCGCCGAGATTTCGCGCACCGCCCGGTCCGAAGCCGCCGCCCTCGCCTCGCGCGCCGGCTTCTAG
- a CDS encoding ADOP family duplicated permease codes for MPKHAVLYRALLRILPRSFRDEFADEMAEVFGDQLRRTGGTDRARLWLATIAAVLALSIRLRLDQALMDVRHAARGLARQKTFTITAVATLALAIGPATAVFSVLRSVVFDPLPGADVQRVVYVWATNQQRNLTEFPWSELNFLDHHERKRGLSALAAFTGTRATFGGETPQQLTGAWVSADIFDVLGISPARGRRFEPADMLPGAPPVVVLSHKLAHARFGSLDATGQSLVIDSEPTTVIAVLPEGVRFPAADGEFWQPLTIDRATSSRGSNYLSMIGRLEPGATPESVAAHMSQVAIDLEREHPATNSGYRVATVPAARQLTRAARRVVPVLGLAAVAIFLLAATNIASLVVVRTAGRQAELSVRAALGASRSRLSRQLLTEHLLLAGLAAVAGTGVAWGLLRLLALSRLVPVHQLERARLDAPVLLFLFALMALTAATLGWVVSRRVMSAAQIGTGQRSQSATRKVVRLRHVLVGIEVGAAVVLLAAAALLIQSAARLVTEDPGFRTENVITFQVGLPPARYPDVAARGRFLDAVVEKLAAVPGVAQASSAAYPPMTPMRATRRFAVDGRPLPAPGSEPLAIDLPAGPGYAAIMGLRVIDGRWIEARDRTDAPPVVVISESFASQHFAGERAVGKRLRYYNGRPGLPPPPMPEIIGVVSDVRQYGMAEAASAQMYVPHLQRPWTFTSFFVRTAGDPRSVLAGLAGAVRAVDPERPVEDMRMLGELVSDSTQARRALSALLALAAVVALLISTIGVYGVTAATTAARKHELAIRTAIGADRPGLLRLVIGQSMVAATLGVVAGVIAAAATATALESVLYEVQARDPATLAGVGAVLLGICWVATYLPARRALTANPAEALRAD; via the coding sequence ATGCCGAAACACGCAGTCCTCTATCGCGCCCTGCTCCGCATTCTGCCCCGTTCGTTCCGCGACGAGTTCGCCGACGAGATGGCCGAGGTCTTCGGGGACCAGCTGCGCCGCACCGGCGGCACCGACCGCGCTCGGCTGTGGCTCGCCACCATCGCGGCGGTCCTGGCCCTGTCGATCAGGCTGAGACTCGACCAGGCGCTCATGGATGTGAGACACGCGGCCCGTGGGCTCGCCCGCCAGAAGACTTTCACGATCACCGCCGTCGCCACCCTGGCGCTGGCCATTGGGCCGGCCACCGCCGTCTTCAGCGTGCTGCGCAGTGTCGTGTTCGACCCGCTGCCGGGCGCCGACGTCCAGCGCGTGGTGTATGTGTGGGCCACCAACCAGCAACGCAACCTCACCGAGTTCCCGTGGTCCGAACTGAACTTCCTCGATCACCATGAACGCAAGCGCGGACTCTCGGCGCTGGCCGCCTTCACGGGCACCCGCGCCACCTTCGGCGGCGAGACGCCGCAACAGCTCACCGGCGCGTGGGTGTCAGCCGACATCTTCGACGTCCTCGGCATCTCCCCGGCTCGCGGCCGCCGGTTCGAACCGGCCGACATGTTGCCCGGGGCGCCGCCGGTCGTCGTGCTCAGTCACAAGCTCGCCCACGCACGCTTCGGCTCGCTCGACGCCACCGGCCAGTCGCTGGTGATCGACAGTGAGCCGACCACGGTGATCGCGGTGCTGCCAGAGGGCGTCCGCTTCCCCGCCGCCGATGGCGAGTTCTGGCAGCCGCTGACCATCGATCGCGCCACCAGCTCGCGCGGCTCCAACTACCTGTCGATGATTGGGCGGCTTGAACCGGGCGCGACGCCGGAATCCGTTGCCGCCCACATGAGCCAGGTCGCGATCGACCTGGAACGAGAGCATCCGGCGACGAACTCCGGGTACCGCGTGGCGACGGTTCCGGCGGCCCGGCAATTGACGCGGGCGGCCCGGCGCGTTGTCCCGGTGCTCGGGCTGGCGGCGGTGGCGATTTTCCTGCTGGCCGCCACGAACATCGCCAGCCTCGTGGTGGTCCGCACCGCGGGTCGCCAGGCGGAGCTGTCGGTGCGAGCCGCCCTCGGCGCCAGCCGCTCCCGGCTTTCACGGCAACTGCTGACGGAACACCTGCTGTTGGCCGGCCTCGCCGCCGTCGCGGGCACCGGGGTCGCATGGGGATTGCTCCGTCTGCTCGCGCTCAGCCGGCTGGTGCCGGTACACCAACTGGAGCGCGCCCGGCTGGACGCACCGGTCCTGTTGTTCCTGTTTGCATTGATGGCACTGACCGCGGCGACACTCGGATGGGTGGTGTCGCGCCGCGTCATGAGTGCCGCGCAGATCGGCACCGGCCAGCGATCGCAATCGGCCACTCGCAAGGTCGTCCGCCTCCGACACGTGCTGGTCGGCATCGAGGTCGGCGCCGCGGTCGTGCTGCTCGCCGCGGCGGCATTGCTCATCCAGAGCGCGGCCCGTCTGGTGACCGAGGACCCCGGCTTTCGCACCGAAAACGTGATCACGTTCCAGGTTGGCCTGCCACCGGCCCGCTATCCGGATGTGGCGGCCCGCGGACGTTTCCTCGACGCCGTGGTCGAGAAACTGGCAGCCGTGCCTGGTGTGGCCCAGGCGTCCTCTGCCGCTTACCCGCCCATGACGCCCATGCGCGCCACGCGTCGTTTCGCCGTCGATGGCAGGCCGCTGCCAGCCCCTGGGTCCGAGCCGCTGGCCATCGACCTGCCGGCCGGCCCCGGCTACGCCGCCATCATGGGCCTGCGGGTGATCGACGGCCGCTGGATCGAAGCCCGCGATCGCACCGATGCGCCTCCGGTGGTCGTGATCAGCGAGTCATTCGCCAGCCAGCATTTTGCCGGGGAGCGCGCCGTCGGAAAGCGGCTGCGCTACTACAACGGCCGGCCCGGCCTGCCACCGCCGCCCATGCCCGAGATCATCGGGGTCGTCTCCGACGTGCGCCAGTACGGAATGGCGGAGGCGGCGAGTGCGCAGATGTACGTTCCGCATCTCCAGCGGCCGTGGACCTTCACGAGTTTCTTCGTGCGCACGGCCGGTGATCCGCGTTCGGTGTTGGCCGGCCTCGCCGGCGCCGTTCGCGCCGTGGATCCCGAGCGGCCGGTGGAAGACATGCGCATGCTGGGAGAACTGGTGAGTGACTCGACTCAAGCACGGCGCGCCTTGAGCGCGCTGCTGGCGCTGGCCGCGGTGGTGGCCCTGCTGATTTCGACCATTGGTGTTTACGGGGTGACGGCCGCGACGACCGCCGCGCGAAAACACGAGCTGGCGATCCGGACCGCGATTGGCGCCGACCGGCCCGGCTTGTTGCGCCTGGTCATCGGCCAGAGCATGGTGGCTGCCACGCTGGGGGTCGTCGCCGGTGTGATTGCCGCGGCGGCGACGGCCACCGCGCTCGAGTCGGTCTTGTACGAAGTGCAGGCCCGCGACCCCGCGACGCTGGCCGGCGTGGGCGCGGTGCTGCTCGGCATTTGCTGGGTCGCGACCTATCTTCCGGCGCGGCGGGCACTTACAGCCAACCCGGCCGAGGCGCTGCGGGCCGACTAG
- a CDS encoding PBP1A family penicillin-binding protein, producing MKKRSKKSGWRARLRWPKWLAPYRRHLLMSLGAAVLVMLGSLTYLYVSYGRIIDARLHGERDRAVPRVFGRPLTLQAGQNITHSELIARLNDVGYAQRSRVEQPGEFAIDRHTVVLISRGGDQAGKPLTVSFPEPPVLQKKSAKPPPVAQRIARLQVAAKAVDRVTLDAPLLTGLMTGTREKRRRVALDAIPARMQEAVLAIEDRRFYYHPGIDPIRIVGALVTNVFGDKPYLSGASTITQQLARNFFLTDEMALEQQTGQRSPLRKLREQFMAIILETKATKDEILELYLNDVYLGHRGSFALHGVAEASKIFFGKDVRNLTLSEAALIAGVIQSPQIHSPFNNPERARDRRNVVLRSMADGEYITPDAAERATREPIAVVARAVDNEAPYFVDFLGEALDQSFPGVTTRPGALDIYTTLDLNLQRHAQEAVREGIARVDVALARRKRGPQRVAQAALVAIDPRTGEILSFIGGRSYNQSQFNRAANARRQVGSTFKPFVFLAAFEKAADEGTGDITPATIVYDEPTTWNFDNQEWTPRNYDGEYDGAITLRRALAMSRNVATVKVAEQTGYDQVVALWRKTKIGTQDQVKPYPSVALGVIELTPLEVAEAYTVFPNRGTVKKLRPIINVLSGEQDARPKVVPGPSVARPSAAFLVTHMMRSVLNEGTGASARGAGFTYDAAGKSGTTNDLRDAWFVGFTPELLTVVWVGLDDNQPLGLSGSQAALPIWTSFMMKALAGRANAGFEAPGGVSFVEVDRDTGKIATPTCPRVTNEAFLSGTEPLAGCELHRFQ from the coding sequence TTGAAGAAACGATCGAAGAAATCGGGCTGGCGCGCGCGGCTCCGCTGGCCGAAGTGGCTGGCGCCCTACCGCCGTCATCTCCTGATGAGCCTTGGCGCGGCCGTGCTGGTCATGCTGGGCTCGCTGACCTATCTCTATGTCTCGTACGGCCGCATCATCGATGCGCGCCTGCACGGCGAACGCGATCGCGCCGTGCCCCGGGTGTTCGGCCGCCCGCTGACGTTGCAGGCCGGACAGAACATCACCCACAGCGAGTTGATCGCACGCCTCAACGACGTCGGCTACGCGCAGCGCTCGCGCGTCGAACAGCCCGGCGAGTTCGCCATCGATCGCCACACCGTCGTGCTGATCTCCCGCGGCGGCGACCAGGCCGGCAAGCCCCTGACCGTGTCGTTCCCCGAACCGCCGGTCCTCCAGAAGAAGTCGGCCAAGCCACCGCCAGTGGCGCAACGCATTGCCCGCCTGCAGGTGGCAGCCAAGGCAGTGGACCGGGTCACGCTCGATGCGCCGCTGCTGACCGGGCTGATGACCGGCACGCGCGAAAAGCGGCGGCGCGTCGCCCTGGACGCGATTCCCGCCCGCATGCAGGAGGCGGTGCTGGCCATCGAAGACCGCCGGTTCTACTACCACCCGGGCATCGACCCGATCCGGATCGTTGGCGCGCTCGTCACCAACGTGTTCGGCGACAAGCCCTATCTCTCTGGCGCCAGCACCATCACGCAGCAGTTGGCCCGCAACTTCTTCCTGACCGATGAAATGGCCCTCGAGCAGCAGACCGGACAGCGCTCGCCGCTGCGCAAGCTCCGCGAGCAGTTCATGGCCATCATTCTCGAGACCAAGGCGACCAAGGACGAGATCCTCGAGCTGTACCTCAACGACGTCTACCTGGGGCACCGCGGTTCGTTCGCGCTGCACGGCGTCGCCGAAGCCTCGAAGATATTCTTCGGCAAGGACGTGCGCAACCTGACGCTGAGCGAGGCGGCGCTGATTGCCGGTGTGATCCAGTCACCGCAGATCCACTCGCCGTTCAACAATCCTGAGCGCGCCCGCGACCGCCGCAACGTGGTGCTCCGCTCGATGGCCGACGGCGAGTACATCACGCCCGACGCCGCCGAACGCGCCACCCGGGAACCGATCGCGGTGGTCGCCCGCGCCGTCGACAACGAGGCGCCGTACTTCGTCGATTTCCTCGGCGAGGCGCTCGACCAGTCGTTCCCGGGCGTCACCACCAGGCCCGGCGCGCTCGACATCTACACCACGCTCGACCTCAACCTGCAGCGACACGCCCAGGAGGCCGTCCGCGAAGGCATTGCCAGGGTGGACGTGGCGCTGGCGCGCCGCAAGCGCGGCCCTCAGCGCGTGGCGCAGGCGGCGCTCGTCGCGATCGATCCACGCACGGGCGAAATCCTGTCCTTCATCGGCGGCCGCTCCTACAACCAGTCGCAGTTCAACCGCGCCGCCAACGCGCGGCGCCAGGTGGGCTCCACCTTCAAGCCGTTCGTTTTCCTCGCGGCTTTCGAGAAGGCGGCCGACGAGGGCACCGGCGACATCACGCCGGCAACGATCGTGTACGACGAGCCGACGACCTGGAATTTCGACAACCAGGAGTGGACGCCACGCAATTACGACGGCGAGTATGACGGCGCCATCACGCTCCGCCGCGCGCTCGCCATGTCGCGCAACGTCGCCACCGTCAAGGTGGCCGAGCAAACCGGGTACGACCAGGTGGTCGCGCTGTGGCGCAAGACCAAGATTGGCACCCAGGACCAGGTGAAGCCGTACCCGTCGGTCGCCCTCGGGGTGATCGAACTGACCCCGCTCGAGGTGGCCGAAGCCTACACGGTGTTTCCGAACCGCGGCACGGTGAAGAAGCTGCGGCCGATTATCAACGTGCTGAGCGGCGAGCAGGATGCCAGGCCCAAGGTGGTGCCCGGGCCCAGCGTGGCGCGGCCCTCGGCCGCGTTCCTGGTCACGCACATGATGCGCAGCGTGCTGAACGAAGGGACCGGGGCCAGCGCCCGCGGCGCCGGCTTCACCTACGATGCGGCCGGCAAGTCGGGCACCACCAACGACCTGCGCGACGCCTGGTTCGTCGGCTTCACGCCCGAATTGCTCACGGTCGTGTGGGTCGGCCTCGACGACAACCAGCCCCTCGGCCTCAGCGGCTCGCAGGCGGCACTGCCGATCTGGACCTCGTTCATGATGAAGGCCCTAGCCGGCCGCGCCAATGCCGGCTTCGAAGCGCCAGGCGGGGTGAGCTTCGTCGAAGTGGACCGCGACACCGGCAAGATTGCCACGCCGACCTGCCCCCGCGTCACCAACGAGGCCTTCCTTTCTGGCACCGAGCCGCTCGCCGGTTGCGAGTTGCATCGATTTCAGTAG
- a CDS encoding PEGA domain-containing protein — translation MVTDVVDGDSLEAALRDYGPAAIEDLLPRLRAIAEILDAAHASGQVHGRLHPQNIFVSADQTQVHGLDETTAAADQPARPPYAAPEIAAGGPAQPAADQFSLGAIAFEWMFGRRISGPAVRPIEVRALPGVDRAALARAFTRALAPQPADRFASCLAFCQALEAAVIPVLPLGGAVDEDEDVLETGFLPEPTPASPIDLDELEPVAAAVPVLEEKEETPLESFEPRLSPPVEPVTSWQPSAAYTPAKPAERFSGGMLIAACLVGMVVGFAAGYMARPRALQTRPIQTMAAPSNGTEAAVSAPVAAAPVEGPAEAAPQGNPKKGLPPPVEVNAGRLLIRSTPSGASVAVDGVARGVTPLALRDLELGSRRVAITRRGYIAEEQRVVLTRARPSRTLEVQLTPSASAAAGRSGVTLPKPAGSPAGVGGAAMTGGLLVESRPPGATVTVNGTNRGTTPLTIEALAPGSYRVGLSLAGYQSFATTVRVVAGERARAAASLSVQE, via the coding sequence TTGGTTACAGACGTAGTGGACGGCGACTCCCTCGAAGCGGCCTTGCGCGACTATGGTCCCGCGGCGATTGAAGACCTATTGCCGCGCCTTCGGGCGATCGCGGAGATCCTCGACGCCGCACATGCTTCCGGCCAGGTTCACGGCCGCCTCCATCCCCAGAATATTTTCGTCTCGGCCGACCAGACGCAGGTTCATGGCCTGGACGAGACCACGGCGGCGGCCGATCAACCGGCGCGTCCGCCCTATGCAGCGCCCGAAATCGCCGCCGGCGGGCCTGCGCAACCGGCCGCCGACCAGTTTTCGCTGGGCGCGATCGCGTTCGAGTGGATGTTCGGCCGGAGAATTTCCGGGCCTGCCGTGCGGCCAATCGAGGTGCGCGCGCTGCCCGGCGTCGATCGCGCCGCGTTGGCACGGGCGTTCACGCGCGCGCTGGCGCCGCAGCCGGCCGATCGATTCGCGTCGTGCTTGGCCTTTTGCCAGGCGCTCGAAGCCGCCGTCATCCCCGTGCTGCCTCTTGGCGGCGCCGTTGACGAAGACGAAGACGTCCTCGAAACCGGGTTCCTGCCGGAGCCCACGCCCGCCTCGCCGATCGATCTCGATGAGCTCGAGCCGGTAGCAGCCGCGGTTCCGGTCCTGGAGGAGAAAGAGGAAACGCCACTGGAATCGTTCGAGCCCCGCCTGTCGCCGCCGGTTGAGCCCGTGACATCGTGGCAGCCGAGCGCCGCTTACACGCCGGCGAAGCCGGCCGAGCGGTTTAGCGGCGGCATGTTGATCGCGGCCTGCCTGGTCGGCATGGTGGTGGGTTTCGCGGCCGGCTACATGGCGCGGCCGCGCGCGCTGCAGACGCGCCCGATCCAGACGATGGCGGCGCCCTCGAACGGCACCGAGGCCGCGGTGAGTGCGCCGGTCGCCGCAGCGCCGGTCGAAGGGCCAGCTGAGGCGGCACCGCAAGGCAACCCCAAGAAGGGGTTGCCTCCACCCGTTGAAGTGAATGCGGGCCGCCTGCTGATTCGTTCGACGCCAAGCGGGGCCAGCGTCGCGGTGGACGGGGTCGCCCGCGGCGTGACTCCGCTGGCGCTCCGCGATCTCGAGTTGGGCTCGCGCAGGGTCGCCATTACCCGCCGCGGCTATATCGCCGAGGAGCAACGCGTCGTGCTGACGCGGGCCCGTCCCTCGCGGACGCTGGAAGTTCAGCTGACGCCGTCCGCCTCCGCGGCCGCCGGCCGCTCCGGCGTGACCTTGCCGAAGCCCGCAGGTTCGCCAGCGGGCGTCGGCGGGGCAGCGATGACCGGCGGTCTGTTAGTCGAGTCGCGTCCGCCGGGCGCCACCGTGACGGTGAATGGCACCAACCGGGGCACCACGCCTCTGACGATTGAGGCCCTGGCCCCGGGGAGCTACCGCGTCGGCCTGTCGCTGGCCGGCTATCAGAGTTTTGCCACCACGGTACGCGTGGTGGCCGGCGAGCGCGCGCGCGCGGCCGCCTCGTTGAGCGTACAGGAGTAA
- the bshC gene encoding bacillithiol biosynthesis cysteine-adding enzyme BshC, whose translation MPSDVSPVSASTAVDIRTFPWIRRLASDYAFAYANVAPFFAGDPATASAWADTITRSQGLARQPAEIARILAAQQQSRGAPAAARASAARLADPATRVVITGQQAGLFGGPLFTLLKALTAMKLAAKVEREHKVPVVPVFWIDAEDHDWLEVSGCTVLDTELAPSTIRLADLDGAGHLPIAKLTLTPDSTAAVDALEAALPDSEFKAAIISSLRKTYAPGVGMATAFGAWLEEVLGPHGLVVYDSSDPAAKVLARDVFVKEVSEPGNTARIAARAGEALVAKGYHAQATLADGTVSVFHLNPERAAVHVTGNRALIGEREFTLPQLVAEATAHPEHFSPNVLLRPLVQDTVFPTICYVAGPNELAYLGQLKDVYAHFGVPMPLMYQRATATLADSATVRFLRKYDLPLTALRAQDEAALNQLLESQLPPTVEQSLTAASAAIVERMAAVAAAVPLIDPTLEGTVKSTLGKLEHEVHSLHNKVIHAAKRKDETLRRQFQRAQALTFPQGHPQEREVGFVWFLNRYGPALVDRLIDELPLEMGHHWVLTI comes from the coding sequence GTGCCTTCCGACGTCTCGCCCGTCTCTGCCTCAACGGCGGTAGACATTCGTACTTTCCCGTGGATTCGGCGGCTGGCGTCCGACTACGCGTTCGCGTACGCGAACGTGGCCCCGTTCTTCGCCGGCGATCCCGCCACCGCCTCGGCGTGGGCCGACACCATTACGCGGTCACAGGGCCTGGCCCGTCAACCGGCAGAGATTGCGCGCATCCTGGCGGCTCAGCAGCAATCGCGCGGCGCTCCCGCGGCGGCGCGCGCGTCGGCCGCGCGGCTGGCCGACCCGGCCACCCGCGTCGTGATCACGGGTCAGCAAGCCGGCTTGTTTGGCGGTCCGCTCTTCACGCTGCTGAAGGCCCTGACGGCCATGAAGCTGGCGGCCAAGGTGGAGCGCGAGCACAAGGTGCCGGTCGTTCCGGTGTTCTGGATTGACGCCGAGGATCACGATTGGCTCGAGGTCAGCGGATGTACGGTGCTCGACACCGAGCTCGCCCCCTCCACCATCCGCCTGGCCGATCTCGACGGCGCCGGCCACCTCCCCATCGCCAAGCTGACACTCACGCCCGACAGCACGGCCGCCGTCGACGCACTCGAGGCCGCGCTCCCCGACTCGGAGTTCAAGGCCGCGATCATCAGTTCGCTTCGCAAGACCTATGCGCCGGGTGTGGGCATGGCGACGGCGTTCGGCGCGTGGCTCGAAGAGGTGCTCGGGCCACATGGCCTGGTGGTCTACGACTCGTCCGACCCGGCCGCCAAGGTGCTGGCCCGCGACGTGTTCGTCAAGGAAGTGAGCGAGCCTGGCAACACGGCGCGGATTGCCGCGCGCGCCGGTGAGGCGCTGGTCGCCAAGGGCTATCACGCGCAAGCGACGCTGGCCGATGGCACCGTGTCGGTGTTTCACCTGAACCCCGAACGCGCCGCCGTACACGTCACTGGCAACCGGGCGCTGATCGGCGAGCGCGAGTTCACCCTGCCGCAACTGGTGGCCGAGGCGACCGCGCATCCCGAACACTTCAGCCCGAACGTGCTGTTGCGCCCCCTCGTGCAAGACACGGTGTTCCCGACGATTTGCTACGTCGCCGGCCCCAACGAGCTGGCGTACCTGGGCCAGCTCAAGGATGTCTACGCGCACTTCGGCGTGCCCATGCCGCTGATGTATCAGCGCGCGACGGCGACCCTCGCCGATTCGGCGACCGTCCGCTTCCTCAGAAAGTACGACCTGCCGCTCACGGCGCTGCGGGCGCAGGACGAAGCGGCGTTGAACCAGTTGCTCGAAAGCCAGCTGCCGCCCACGGTCGAGCAGTCGCTCACGGCGGCCTCGGCCGCCATCGTGGAGCGCATGGCCGCGGTGGCGGCGGCGGTGCCGCTGATCGACCCGACCCTCGAAGGCACGGTCAAATCCACCCTCGGCAAGCTCGAGCATGAAGTGCATTCGCTGCACAACAAGGTGATTCACGCGGCCAAGCGGAAAGACGAGACGCTCCGCCGCCAGTTCCAGCGCGCGCAGGCCCTCACCTTCCCCCAGGGCCACCCGCAGGAACGTGAAGTCGGCTTCGTGTGGTTCCTGAACCGCTACGGACCCGCCCTGGTGGACCGGCTGATCGACGAGCTGCCGCTCGAGATGGGCCACCACTGGGTCCTGACGATTTGA